A region of Nakaseomyces glabratus chromosome M, complete sequence DNA encodes the following proteins:
- the IKI1 gene encoding Elongator subunit IKI1 (CAGL0M13431g~Ortholog(s) have ATPase activity, tRNA binding activity, role in tRNA modification and Elongator holoenzyme complex, cytoplasm, nucleus localization), whose translation MASSTHNPSVLLKRILSLTEPAPLLLVSDTLAQSSYFLVQEVIHNVQEYQKSKNSGVIVFVAFETVNKPRYTDIFIDASKVGFTKLPEAISSFLPTPQTPVNTSCRNVIVIDSLNHVPRAQLTKFIGSIATPHATILATLHRDMHDSPYEHGLDNYPSAIELLHFMATTSLDVTPASTISDDDELNQQLSKLQIPRGLNNTTFKVSLTYKRKSGRELTYDFKVDYNTHQYYQIMDKKDVDENALETPEMLQGLTTFNLSTSAKQKAAKDQVELPFLEAQSLTAGGAIVYEYEKDDDYDEEDPYEDPF comes from the coding sequence ATGGCTAGTTCTACACATAACCCCAGTGTACTGTTAAAGCGGATATTATCGTTAACAGAACCAGCACCGCTGCTTTTGGTCAGCGATACTCTAGCTCAGAGCTCATATTTCTTGGTGCAAGAGGTCATACACAATGTGCAAGAATACCAAAAGAGCAAGAATAGCGGTGTCATAGTGTTTGTCGCATTCGAAACAGTGAATAAGCCAAGATACACAGATATATTCATCGACGCTAGCAAAGTTGGGTTTACCAAGCTTCCTGAGGCTATAAGCTCATTCTTACCGACTCCACAAACACCAGTGAACACAAGTTGCAGAAATGTGATAGTCATAGATTCTTTGAACCATGTGCCTAGAGCTCAATTAACAAAGTTCATTGGATCTATAGCTACTCCACATGCTACCATATTGGCTACCTTACACAGAGATATGCATGACTCACCTTATGAGCATGGCCTTGACAATTACCCATCAGCAATAGAGTTGCTTCATTTTATGGCTACTACTAGTCTTGATGTCACTCCTGCTAGCACTATAAGCGACGACGACGAACTAAATCAACAACTATCGAAGTTACAAATTCCACGCGGGCTTAACAATACGACTTTCAAAGTATCATTGACATATAAGAGAAAGTCTGGTCGGGAGCTTACTTATGACTTCAAAGTGGATTATAATACACATCAATACTATCAAATCATGGATAAGAAAGATGTGGACGAAAATGCTCTGGAAACACCAGAAATGTTGCAAGGTTTAACAACTTTCAACTTATCAACATCCGCCAAACAAAAGGCAGCAAAGGATCAAGTTGAATTACCATTCTTGGAAGCTCAATCATTAACAGCTGGTGGTGCCATTGTCTATGAGTATGAGAAGGATGACGACTACGACGAGGAAGATCCTTATGAGGATCCATTTTAG
- the GPI16 gene encoding GPI-anchor transamidase subunit GPI16 (CAGL0M13453g~Ortholog(s) have GPI-anchor transamidase activity and role in attachment of GPI anchor to protein, conidium formation, fungal-type cell wall organization, fungal-type cell wall polysaccharide biosynthetic process, regulation of growth rate), whose translation MKVSNALLALPLLLTQCLVNAEELSADRINGTEIESSKIQSYNKSEARKDHDAAAAYNEKYIHPVKANGGVVSYPYKEELDLQPLPRNHLRSSFHFDIESEAFDPTKSANDFEEYSHYTVFPKSIDPLLKRTGTRQMHLRFTRGLWDSETWGKLPYDGFKSGGSGVELWAVIEAENREAAYNQWKSLANSLSGMFCASINFIDKSRTVFPVSPSQFSVKSEHDHKAIPIFNTTNELYLLHASLANEPICTENLTPLIKLLPTKGKSGISSLLDGHKVFDSIWHSMSIDIDTTCDEVNGICKFEMEAIVDMVMNTPQSLRRGTNPIPRPLSASELRCDLSKPHDDFMCFPLPEKTDYSFDISQIFGKKIIGTNQLSHYPSKLCAIITGSWKSFVSVGEDLYATENNCFELHEQVDHDLYFETKNSTDVIDNGDSPIFVSRSLTGYGQDHGGLRTVFKNPYNHDVKLVYFESLPWYMRVYLSSLKLESSNSLHLSDVIKSTHYEPAKDRLRPTHVEFEITVPANTTFALSYQFDKAILQFEEYPPDANHGFEVEAAVITVTEPIHYQLRTSTLLLYLSTPDFSMPYNVIIITSTVIGLIFGMLYNMMVKRMVTLEEADRIMEKRSIKYRLKQFKMALLKKINGNRKKE comes from the coding sequence ATGAAAGTCTCGAATGCTTTATTAGCATTACCACTACTCCTGACGCAATGTTTGGTAAATGCTGAGGAACTATCTGCTGACCGAATCAACGGTAcagaaattgaaagttCTAAGATACAATCATACAATAAAAGTGAAGCACGCAAGGACCACGATGCTGCAGCGGCATATAATGAGAAGTATATTCATCCTGTAAAGGCCAATGGGGGTGTTGTGTCGTATCCTtacaaagaagaattggATCTACAACCTTTACCAAGAAACCATTTGAGGTCATCTTTTCATTTCGATATTGAATCAGAGGCTTTCGATCCCACAAAATCGGCAAATGATTTTGAGGAATATAGCCATTATACAGTTTTCCCAAAGAGCATTGATCCTCTCTTAAAACGTACAGGTACTAGGCAAATGCATTTAAGATTTACTAGAGGACTTTGGGACTCTGAGACATGGGGAAAGCTACCGTATGATGGGTTTAAATCAGGCGGTTCAGGTGTTGAACTTTGGGCAGTTATTGAAGCAGAGAACAGAGAAGCAGCTTACAACCAGTGGAAATCGTTAGCAAACTCATTAAGCGGTATGTTTTGTGCGTCTATAAATTTCATTGATAAATCAAGAACAGTTTTTCCTGTTTCACCTTCCCAGTTTTCTGTTAAATCAGAGCATGATCATAAAGCTATACCAATTTTTAACACCACTAAtgaattatatttattgcATGCATCACTTGCTAATGAACCGATATGTACTGAAAATTTGACACCTTTAATCAAATTATTGCCTACAAAAGGAAAGTCGGGAATTTCCTCACTATTAGATGGTCACAAAGTTTTTGATTCTATTTGGCATAGCATGTCCATAGATATCGATACTACCTGTGATGAAGTTAATGGTATATGTAAATTTGAAATGGAGGCCATTGTTGACATGGTGATGAATACTCCGCAATCGTTGAGAAGAGGAACAAATCCAATTCCAAGGCCTCTGTCTGCATCGGAATTGAGATGTGACTTAAGTAAACCCCATGATGACTTTATGTGTTTCCCATTACCAGAAAAAACAGATTACTCTTTCGATATTTCACAGATTTTtggtaaaaaaataattggAACAAATCAATTGTCTCATTATCCATCTAAACTTTGTGCCATCATAACTGGCAGTTGGAAGTCATTTGTGAGTGTTGGTGAAGATTTGTACGCGACAGAGAATAATTGTTTTGAACTACATGAACAAGTTGATCACGATTTGTATTTCGAAACCAAAAATAGCACGGATGTGATTGATAATGGTGATTCCCCTATATTTGTTAGTAGGTCCCTCACAGGTTATGGCCAGGACCATGGTGGTTTGCGTACTGTATTCAAGAATCCATACAATCATGACGTGAAGTTAGTCTATTTTGAATCTTTACCATGGTATATGAGGGTGTATCTGTCTTCCTTAAAATTAGAAAGCAGTAATTCGCTTCATCTTTCAGATGTTATCAAGTCAACGCATTATGAGCCAGCAAAAGATAGACTGAGACCAACACACGTGGAATTTGAGATTACTGTTCCAGCTAACACAACATTTGCATTATCTTACCAATTTGACAAGGCAATTTTACAATTCGAAGAGTACCCACCAGACGCCAATCATGGTTTTGAGGTGGAGGCTGCAGTTATAACAGTAACTGAACCTATTCATTACCAACTAAGAACCAGTACACTATTATTATACCTATCCACGCCAGACTTTAGTATGCCTTACAATGTGATTATTATCACGTCTACTGTTATTGGACTGATTTTTGGTATGCTATATAACATGATGGTAAAGCGGATGGTAACACTGGAAGAAGCTGATAGAATAATGGAAAAAAGATCTATAAAATACAGACTAAAGCAATTTAAAATGGCactattaaaaaaaattaatggtAATAGAAAGAAGGAGTAG
- the HSH155 gene encoding U2 snRNP complex subunit HSH155 (CAGL0M13475g~Ortholog(s) have mRNA binding activity, role in spliceosomal complex assembly and U2 snRNP, U2-type prespliceosome localization), which produces MSYSIPQKLKDELQNELINDDQELDVLQKKIKTRTLTNDSKNKENRKRAKIDVGYEMPTMSGQTLDNKEKDILLTKVNGVDNLLFFSDSDAKHFSCLLDNQPDTDVTKDERLKRQLMRLVLKVKNCIPGIRKQAMRTLKDKYKDFGASIVFENLLPILLDSSLNDQERHLMIKLMDRAILTLSDDVSKHVSQLLNAIGPLLLENESMVKTTGMDIIINLTTVVGYGTIIKSLKDDIAAEDDFIRNCAANILAVVTKTVGLEVMLPFFNALANTKKTWRIRHTGVRIIHQSVLLIGSGVLAYLSPILKCLSLLLNDEQPGTKILCANTISLLAQYCFPHGMKAFEIVLETTWKTVKTSRGKLLSSHLRAMASIIPLMSLEYAGFYSKELMRILKREFNSPDENMKKTVLLVLQKCCKCESVTSKMIREDISEEFFKKFWIRRTALDIQQNKLVTFTTSVIAEKVGGAYCLEHLLGPLRDESEPLRIMAIHSVNKIVSIQGALDINDRLESLLVDSLLIAFQEQNSNDPIICQCLATLAVALDIRMKPYLAPIISTILNLLRHKSPQIRQNAADLCAALIPVISNCDEVVILNKLSIILYESLGEVYPEVLGAILAALERIVHILNIDTIQPPINQILPSLTPIFSNANRKVQMNTIRLVGIIALKGPSYAPPKEWMRICFKLLDLLKSTSKSIRRETTATFGYIAKAIGPKDIIVALLDNLKAQERQLRVSTSVAIAIVAKVCGPYTVIPALLNEYRTPETNVQNGILKAMTFMFEDIGELAKDYIYFLLPLLEDALMDRDLIHRQTAATIVRHLALHCSGTGFDDAFIHLLNLLIPNIFETSPHVIERILEGLEALVYAIGPSIFLNYIWAGLFHPAKKVRDAYWKLFSRIYAQQADSIVPAYPSSIRSKLDLPDLDLVL; this is translated from the coding sequence ATGAGCTATAGTATACCGCAGAAACTTAAGGATGAGTTACAGAATGAGCTAATTAATGATGATCAAGAACTTGATGTgcttcaaaagaagataaaaaCTAGAACATTAACAAATGATAGTAAAAATAAGGAGAATAGGAAGAGGGCAAAGATTGATGTTGGTTATGAAATGCCCACTATGAGTGGACAAACACTGGATAATAAGGAGAAAGATATATTGCTCACCAAAGTGAATGGCGTTGAcaatcttcttttctttagtGACTCAGATGCCAAGCACTTCTCATGTCTTCTTGACAACCAACCAGATACCGATGTAACTAAGGATGAAAGATTAAAACGACAGCTAATGCGACTAGTGTTAAAGGTAAAGAACTGCATACCTGGAATTAGGAAACAAGCTATGCGAACTTTGAAAGATAAGTACAAGGATTTTGGTGCTTCAATAGTATTTGAAAATCTGTTGCCAATTTTACTTGATAGTTCACTTAATGATCAGGAAAGacatttgatgataaaattaatgGATCGAGCAATTTTAACACTTTCTGATGACGTATCTAAACATGTATCGCAATTGTTAAACGCTATTGGCCCACTTCTGCTAGAAAATGAATCAATGGTCAAAACCACCGGAATGGATATCATTATAAACTTAACAACTGTTGTAGGCTATGGTACCATTATAAAATCACTAAAAGATGACATTGCAGCTGAAGATGATTTCATTCGTAATTGTGCTGCTAATATACTAGCGGTTGTTACCAAAACTGTTGGATTAGAAGTAATGCTTCCATTTTTTAATGCTTTGGCGAATACCAAAAAAACGTGGCGTATACGACACACAGGAGTAAGAATAATTCATCAATCAGTTTTATTGATAGGCTCTGGTGTTCTCGCTTATTTGTCTCCCATTCTAAAATGTTTGTCATTGTTATTGAATGATGAACAGCCAGGAACTAAAATTCTCTGTGCAAATACAATATCATTATTAGCACAATACTGTTTTCCACATGGTATGAAAGCTTTTGAGATTGTGTTGGAAACGACCTGGAAGACAGTAAAGACATCACGAGGGAAATTACTAAGCAGTCATTTACGGGCTATGGCATCAATCATTCCTCTCATGAGCTTGGAATATGCTGGTTTTTATTCTAAAGAGCTTATGCGTATACTTAAAAGGGAATTCAACAGCCCTGatgaaaatatgaaaaaaactGTATTGCTGGTGCTTCAAAAATGCTGCAAGTGTGAAAGTGTAACATCAAAAATGATTAGGGAAGATATATCGGAGGAATTCTTTAAGAAATTTTGGATTCGTAGAACTGCTTTGGATATACAGCAGAATAAACTAGTAACGTTCACCACTTCTGTAATTGCAGAGAAGGTTGGAGGTGCTTATTGTTTGGAGCATCTATTGGGTCCTCTCCGAGATGAATCCGAACCGCTGAGAATTATGGCTATCCATTCTGTAAACAAGATAGTATCAATTCAAGGTGCCTTGGATATAAATGATAGATTAGAATCTTTGCTTGTCGACTCTCTATTAATAGCATTCCAAGAGCAAAACAGTAATGATCCTATAATATGCCAATGCCTGGCAACTTTAGCTGTTGCCTTGGATATTCGAATGAAGCCTTATCTGGCTCCAATAATTTCTACAATTTTGAACCTTTTACGTCATAAATCCCCTCAAATTAGGCAAAATGCAGCTGATTTATGTGCAGCCTTGATACCCGTAATCTCAAATTGTGATGAAGTAGTAATTCTCAACAAGCTTTCGATCATTCTCTATGAATCGTTAGGGGAGGTTTATCCAGAAGTGTTGGGTGCGATTTTAGCAGCATTGGAACGCATAGTCCACATACTCAATATCGATACTATACAACCTCCTATTAATCAAATATTACCCTCATTGACACCTATTTTTAGTAACGCCAACAGAAAAGTTCAAATGAATACTATTCGTCTGGTCGGAATTATTGCACTAAAAGGACCATCATATGCTCCACCAAAAGAATGGATGAGAATATGTTTCAAATTACTGGATCTTCTTAAAAGTACAAGCAAAAGTATTAGACGAGAAACTACAGCAACATTTGGTTACATTGCAAAGGCCATTGGTCCTAAAGACATAATCGTGGCATTACTGGATAATCTAAAAGCACAGGAGCGTCAACTTCGTGTATCTACTTCAGTTGCTATAGCCATTGTAGCAAAAGTGTGTGGACCATATACTGTGATTCCAGCACTTCTCAATGAGTATAGAACTCCTGAAACCAATGTCCAAAATGGTATCCTAAAGGCCATGACCTTCATGTTTGAAGATATTGGTGAATTGGCAAAGGATTATATCTATTTTCTACTTCCTCTTCTGGAAGATGCACTAATGGATCGTGATCTTATTCACAGACAAACGGCAGCTACAATAGTAAGACATCTAGCTCTCCATTGCAGTGGAACTGGTTTTGATGACGCATTTATTCATCTACTAAATTTACTAATAccaaatatatttgaaaccTCTCCGCATGTAATAGAAAGAATATTAGAGGGTTTGGAAGCACTAGTTTACGCAATTGGACCTTCCATCTTTCTAAATTATATATGGGCTGGCTTATTCCACCCAGCAAAAAAGGTCAGAGATGCATATTGGAAGTTGTTTAGCAGAATATACGCCCAACAAGCTGACTCTATAGTACCTGCATATCCATCCTCCATACGAAGCAAATTGGACCTCCCTGATCTAGATTTAGTACTCTAA
- the ABZ2 gene encoding aminodeoxychorismate lyase ABZ2 (CAGL0M13497g~Ortholog(s) have 4-amino-4-deoxychorismate lyase activity, role in folic acid biosynthetic process and cytoplasm localization) produces MDSNLLIDDGHRAKLIDKIPWLADVSQNSNYSNVELLSTMKYDPSLIRMTRKGEYEWAFPITKLSTFKYLDENKFQTQVYSWLEDTQQVTTTTYHDDIKKAIEELVTSGKTIEINDDDNSLYYLYYFRFLLLGEQFVRLKLAASIFRRNFRLTLREFINNLVNAIYLDIYSNEQIPNDPIDKLKRLLDDTRTYKMRVLLKGDNSLEFQAHHLGVSDNGPTAEKLLFGEILTFNTAAGSDDLWDVIVDSEPTPCSILTSLKTTSRDHYASARRRMEHARTWLDISGKTEVLIWNDKEEIMEGSITNIAILNKDGELVTPPLSSGCLCGTMRYYLMRKKLIKAETIEKNFLYENQPILIFNDVMGVIKGRIRFMPKV; encoded by the coding sequence ATGGATTCCAATTTGCTAATTGATGATGGACATAGAGCAAAATTAATAGATAAAATACCATGGTTGGCAGACGTCTCTCAGAATAGCAACTATTCCAATGTGGAGTTACTATCAACTATGAAATATGATCCCAGCTTGATAAGGATGACGCGTAAAGGGGAATATGAATGGGCTTTTCCAATTACCAAGCTATCAACATTTAAATATCTCGACGAGAATAAATTCCAAACTCAGGTGTATTCCTGGCTTGAGGACACTCAACAAGTAACCACGACAACCTATCATGACGACATTAAAAAGGCGATTGAAGAACTTGTAACTAGTGGCAAGACTATTGAaattaatgatgatgacaacTCATTATATTACTTGTACTATTTTCGGTTTCTATTGCTAGGGGAACAGTTTGTAAGGTTAAAGTTGGCAGCGAGTATATTTAGGCGCAATTTTCGTCTTACACTGAGGGAGTTTATTAATAATCTGGTCAATGCAATTTATCTGGATATTTATAGTAATGAGCAGATACCTAACGATCCCATTGATAAGTTGAAGCGACTTCTGGATGACACTAGAACATACAAAATGAGGGTTTTACTTAAAGGCGATAATTCTCTGGAATTTCAAGCACATCATCTTGGTGTAAGTGATAATGGGCCCACTGCAGAGAAACTACTATTTGGTGAAATATTAACATTTAATACAGCAGCGGGTTCAGATGATTTATGGGACGTTATCGTCGATTCAGAGCCTACACCCTGTAGTATTTTAACATCGCTGAAAACTACAAGTAGAGATCATTATGCATCCGCAAGAAGGAGAATGGAGCATGCTAGGACTTGGCTAGATATAAGTGGTAAAACTGAGGTTTTAATATGGaatgataaagaagaaataatggAGGGTTCAATTACAAATATCGCCATATTAAATAAAGATGGGGAATTAGTGACACCGCCATTATCAAGTGGATGTTTATGTGGAACTATGAGATACTATTtgatgaggaagaaattaattaaagcagaaacaatagaaaaaaactttttgtATGAAAACCAACCCATTCTGATTTTCAACGATGTCATGGGAGTTATCAAAGGGCGAATAAGGTTCATGCCAAAAGTTTAA
- the HAS1 gene encoding ATP-dependent RNA helicase HAS1 (CAGL0M13519g~Ortholog(s) have ATP-dependent RNA helicase activity, RNA binding activity) gives MAQTKRSRDESEKEEVVVKADVESSDVDHSFKSLNLSQPTMRAIEKMGFSKMTPVQARTIPPLMAGRDVLGAAKTGSGKTLAFLLPTIELLHSLKFKPRNGTGVIIITPTRELALQIFGVVRELMEFHSQTFGIVIGGANRRQEAEKLMKGVNLLVATPGRLLDHLQNTKGFIFKNLKALVIDEADRILEIGFEDEMRQIIKILPNEDRQSMLFSATQTTKVEDLSRISLRPGPLFINVVSEHDSSTADGLEQGYVVCESDKRFLLLFSFLKRNQKKKIIVFLSSCNSVKYYAELLNYIDLPVLELHGKQKQQKRTNTFFEFCNAERGILICTDVAARGLDIPAVDWIIQFDPPDDPRDYIHRVGRTARGTNGKGKSLMFLIPNELGFLRYLKAAKVPLNEYEFPTNKIANVQSQLEKLIKSNYYLHQTAKDGYRSYLQAYASHSLKTVYQIDKLDLAKVAKSYGFPVPPKVNITIGASGKTPTVVKKRKTHKH, from the coding sequence ATGGCTCAAACTAAGAGGTCTAGGGACGAGTCCGAGAAGGAAGAAGTGGTTGTTAAGGCCGATGTTGAGAGTTCCGATGTTGATCATAGTTTCAAGTCCTTGAACTTATCTCAGCCTACCATGCGTGCTATTGAAAAGATGGGGTTCAGCAAGATGACGCCGGTTCAGGCCAGAACTATTCCACCATTGATGGCTGGTAGAGATGTTTTGGGTGCTGCCAAGACTGGTTCTGGTAAGACACTAGCGTTCTTGCTTCCAACTATCGAGCTTTTGCACTCTTTGAAATTCAAGCCAAGAAATGGTACTGGTGTTATCATTATCACCCCAACTAGAGAACTAGCTTTGCAAATCTTTGGTGTTGTTAGAGAACTAATGGAATTCCATTCCCAAACTTTTGGTATTGTAATTGGTGGTGCTAACAGAAGACAAGAAGCGGAAAAGTTGATGAAAGGTGTGAACTTGTTGGTCGCAACTCCGGGTAGATTATTGGATCATTTACAAAACACCAAAggttttattttcaaaaacttgaaagcTTTGGTTATTGATGAAGCTGATAGAATTCTAGAAATTGGTTTCGAGGATGAAATGAGACAAATTATCAAGATTTTGCCAAACGAGGATAGACAGAGTATGTTATTCTCTGCTACACAAACCACCAAGGTTGAAGATTTGAGTAGAATATCTCTGAGACCAGGTCCATTGTTTATCAACGTGGTTTCGGAGCACGATTCCTCTACCGCCGACGGTCTTGAGCAAGGTTACGTTGTATGTGAAAGTGACAAGAGATTCCTACTGTTGTTCTCATTTTTGAAAAGGAaccaaaagaagaagatcattGTCTTTCTATCATCTTGTAACTCAGTCAAATACTATGCTGAATTGCTAAATTATATTGATTTGCCTGTCCTTGAACTTCACGGTAAgcaaaaacaacaaaagaGAACAAACACATTCTTTGAATTCTGTAACGCAGAGAGAGGTATACTAATTTGTACAGATGTGGCTGCTAGAGGGTTGGATATTCCAGCCGTTGACTGGATTATTCAATTTGATCCTCCTGATGATCCAAGAGATTACATTCACAGAGTTGGTAGAACCGCTAGAGGTACAAATGGTAAAGGTAAATCACTTATGTTTTTGATTCCAAATGAATTGGGCTTCCTAAGATACTTGAAGGCTGCTAAGGTTCCTTTAAATGAATATGAATTTCCAACGAACAAGATTGCCAACGTTCAATCTCAACTGGAGAAACTTATAAAATCAAACTATTATTTGCATCAAACTGCTAAGGATGGTTATAGATCTTATCTACAGGCATACGCATCCCACTCTCTAAAAACCGTATACCAAATTGATAAACTAGACCTTGCAAAGGTAGCCAAATCATATGGTTTCCCAGTTCCTCCAAAAGTTAATATAACAATTGGTGCAAGCGGTAAAACGCCGACAGTAGtcaagaagagaaaaactCATAAGCATTGA
- the TDA1 gene encoding protein kinase TDA1 (CAGL0M13541g~Ortholog(s) have protein kinase activity, role in cellular response to oxidative stress, fungal-type cell wall organization, protein phosphorylation and cytoplasm, nucleus localization), whose product MIMDNDVVLEDAMGGYSSDYGSFLKNSKMRSDSDSEQEKALQCKYVIRKDDDPLGDGHFSVVKECMNMHTKDLYAMKLIDKSIVQDKLKLIQREFELLKYISETIRTLELSSTSSLMNAQNGSNCSHFDGHHHILQLFDFFETSKNIVLITQLCQKDDLYDTIIKNQKLDLETQVKPYTACLISALEFLHSNGIVHRDIKAENVLFRLKHQINPNETAENATYDLAAHDLILADFGLATRVNVESTTTLREYVGTVSYISPEIVACKGVSSIDNTKEIEKIPKYGTPVDIWALGVLTYFMALGYTPFDCETDEETIDCISKVDYYIDEDDEKNPKYSTFWDFLQQCFEKDQNSRPTAKDLKTHPFIKDYFKTTTPSASYSFLDRRKALKRNHSTNSFHNLRTPLRKNSSAASSISSSSAVIPSPHMSLLSGSMATSKSSRTDLRTLKRSGHSSHSNLQQLSGSSREKSLKNIKDTLQRTLSMTSLKPNSSTNLLAATTSPSKQKSIIKKNSTFVLDPRPPLGSLMNGCFSTTPESKSNFSTPQVLSRQNSASSLNNQTKRVTRVTSAGSSSTHTNESGIIMNVKPSILHSTSTPDVRPEEKKLMNVDDDDDDDNDDDMGIVI is encoded by the coding sequence ATGATCATGGATAATGACGTTGTGCTCGAAGACGCCATGGGGGGATATTCCTCAGACTATGGttctttcttgaagaacTCGAAGATGAGGTCAGATTCTGACAGCGAACAAGAGAAGGCACTACAGTGTAAGTATGTGATACGTAAAGATGACGACCCACTGGGCGATGGCCACTTCAGTGTAGTCAAGGAGTGTATGAACATGCACACCAAGGACCTGTATGCGATGAAGCTAATCGACAAGTCCATCGTTCAGGACAAACTAAAGTTAATCCAACGTGAGTTTGAGTTACTAAAGTATATAAGCGAGACTATTCGTACACTAGAGTTATCTTCGACATCGTCCCTAATGAACGCACAAAATGGGAGCAACTGCTCCCATTTCGATGGCCATCACCACATTTTACAActgtttgatttcttcGAAACTTCAAAGAATATCGTTCTAATTACACAACTATGCCAAAAGGATGATCTCTATGATACTATTATTAAAAACCAGAAATTGGACTTAGAAACACAGGTTAAACCATACACAGCGTGCTTAATCAGTGCACTAGAATTTTTGCACTCAAACGGTATTGTTCATAGAGACATTAAGGCGGAAAATGTATTGTTTAGATTAAAACATCAGATTAACCCTAACGAGACCGCAGAAAACGCAACTTATGACTTGGCAGCTCATGATTTAATCCTAGCAGATTTTGGCTTAGCTACAAGAGTAAATGTTGAGAGTACTACCACATTAAGAGAATACGTGGGCACTGTATCTTATATCTCACCGGAAATTGTGGCATGTAAAGGTGTAAGCTCAATAGACAATACcaaggaaattgaaaagatcCCTAAGTATGGAACTCCAGTTGACATATGGGCATTGGGTGTTCTAACTTACTTTATGGCCTTGGGTTACACACCATTTGATTGTGAAACAGATGAAGAGACTATAGATTGTATCTCCAAGGTGGATTATTATATcgatgaggatgatgagaaaaatccaaaatatTCAACATTCTGGGATTTTCTACAGCAATGCTTTGAGAAGGATCAGAATAGCAGACCTACCGCTAAAGACTTAAAGACACATCCTTTCATAAAAGATTACTTCAAGACAACTACACCATCTGCATCTTATAGTTTTCTGGACAGGAGAAAGgctttgaaaagaaatcattCAACAAATTCATTCCATAATTTGAGAACCCCTCTAAGGAAGAATTCATCAGCAGCCTCTTCTATATCATCATCCTCTGCTGTAATTCCTTCGCCACATATGTCGCTTTTGAGCGGATCCATGGCGACATCTAAGTCTTCTCGGACTGATCTTAGAACCTTGAAAAGAAGTGGTCATTCCAGTCACTCAAATTTGCAACAACTGTCAGGATCATCAAGAGAAAAGAGTCTGAAAAACATTAAGGATACTTTACAGAGAACATTATCAATGACATCCTTAAAGCCTAATAGTTCTACGAATCTTCTAGCTGCGACAACCTCTCCTTCGAAGCAGaaatcaataataaagaagaattcAACATTTGTTCTAGATCCAAGACCACCGTTGGGGTCACTGATGAATGGTTGTTTTAGTACTACACCCGAATCCAAATCAAATTTTAGCACACCTCAGGTGCTATCAAGACAAAATTCTGCATCTAGTCTAAATAACCAAACAAAAAGGGTAACAAGAGTGACTAGTGCTGGCAGTAGCTCAACTCATACCAACGAAAGTGGTATTATTATGAACGTTAAGCCCTCTATTCTTCATTCGACTAGTACACCTGATGTTAGAccagaagaaaagaagctAATGAATGttgatgacgatgatgatgacgataatgatgatgatatgGGTATTGTTATATGA